From the Nostoc sp. PCC 7107 genome, the window CCCTGATGAGTTTGTTAGATGATTGAATTACCTACATCTGTTGTAGGTATAGAGACGCTGTTAATTGCGTCTCTACCATGAAAAATTGCCGATGTGAAACTGAATTAAACTTTTTTCAACCAGCTAAACATCGCTCGTAGGTCTTTACCAACTACTTCAATGGGGTGTTCAGCTTCTTGACGACGCATTGCGGTAAATCCTGGTTTACCAGATTGGTTTTCTAAAACGAATTCACGGGCAAATTGTCCTGATTGAATTTCGCGGAGAATTTTCCGCATTTCCGCTTTAGTTTGTTCGTTGACAACTCTAGGGCCACGGGTATAGTCGCCATATTCTGCTGTGTTGGAAATGCTATCGCGCATTGTGGCTAAACCACCTTCTACAACCAAGTCAACAATTAATTTAACTTCGTGCAGACATTCAAAATAAGCTAATTCTGGCTGATAACCAGCTTCGACTAAAGTTTCAAAACCAGCTTTGATTAAGGCGCTCAAACCGCCACATAATACTGCTTGTTCCCCAAACAAATCGGTTTCAGTTTCTTCGCGGAAAGTGGTTTCGAGAATCCCCGCGCGTGTGCCACCAATACCTCTAGCGTAAGCCATTGCGCGATCGCGTGCCTGACCACTAGCATTTTGATAAACAGCAAACAACGCAGGTACGCCTTGTCCTTGTTCATAAGTCCGTCGCACCAAATGACCAGGGCCTTTGGGTGCTACCATCACCACATCAACCTCAGCAGGTGGGACAACTTGCCCAAAATGAATATTAAAGCCGTGGGCAAAAGCTACCACATTTCCAGCTTCTAAATTAGGTTCAATTTCGTTTTTGTAAACTGTTTTTTGTACTTCATCGGGTAACAAAATCATGATGAAGTCAGCCGCTTTAGCTGCATCTGCAACACTTTTCACGGTTAAGCCAGCGGCTTCGGCTTTTTGTGCTGACTTGCTTCCTGGATATAGCCCGACAATCACATTCAAACCGCTATCTTTTAAATTCAGGGCATGAGCATGACCTTGGGAACCATAACCGATAATAGCAATAGTTTTTCCAGCCAAAAGGTCTAAATTGGCATCTTCGTCATAGTACATCCGGGCCATAGAAGCATCTCCTGTCAGCAAGCATCACAATTATTTATAGGCAGGTTTTTGATCTTACCTTAAATTGTGTAACGAAAGATAAGCTATGGCAGTCTGCTTTAATTTCTGAACTGAATTGGCTGGTCAAGAAGGCTTTTCGGAATGTACTGATTTTTTTGCGGAAACCAACTATGAAAATTAGCGATAGTTATTCATCTGCTGCCAGAACTAAAAGTAGCTCTATCAAATTCATATTCTTAAGATAAGTATGCTTTTACACTTCAACTTTGAGCCTATTTCCGTCCTCTGGTAGTTCCTGTGATTTATCTCAACATACACAAATTTGACAAAATACTTGTTACATAAATTGCAACAATACTAATTTAAAAACTTTCCTCGGCAATACTGAGGTTAATTATATCCAAGGTGAGATTATGAATTTTTCTCTGCCCTTACCCCGCAAATCTGCTTTATTCGTGAATGCTTTACTGGGAGGAGTTATTCTCAGCAGTTGTGCTTCTGCACCGCAAAATTTCTCTAGCAGATCATTACCGCCAAGTTCAACCGAAAGCCAATTAGCCAATCAAGCAGCACCAGCATCTGATATTGTTGGAAATGTTGCCCAAAAAGCAGAAGCTGCACCATTAACCCGTGCGCGTCCCCAATTAATCAAAAAAGCTGCAATAAAAATAGTTGTGAACTCTGTCGATAAAAGCATTGATGCAGTTTCACAAATTATTGCCAAACAACAAGGTGATTTAATTGGGTTAAACGAACGCCAACCAACTAAAGAAAATTCTCGTCATACTGCATCTATCCAACTGCGCGTGCCGCAGAACTCGTTGGAAGCTACATTAGAAGAACTAGCTAAATTAGGTACAATCGAAAGTCGTAATATTACAGCAGAAGATGTAGGCGATCGCTTGGTAGATTTCCAAGCTAGATTAACTAATCTGCGGAAAACTGAAGCTAATTTACAAAAAATTATGGACAGGGCTGGTTCTGTGCGTGATGTGTTAAGTGTTGCTCAAGAACTTAGTCAAGTCCGACAATCTATCGAGCAAATTGACGCGCAACTTAAAAGCTTACAAAATCAAGTTGCCTATTCCACTATTACCCTAAACCTAGAAGCAGCTGTATCCAGTACCAGTCCCCAACGCGCAGTAGGTTCACAAATTCAAGAAACTTGGAACAATTCGACCCAATCTCTAGGCAGCTTCACTGTTGGGCTATTAAAGTTGGGTATATGGTTAATGGTTTACACTCCTTATTTATTAATTTTAGCTGCGGGTGTTTACGGCGTTATTCGTTGGCGACGCACCCATAGACCCCAAGAAACTAGAAATTAAGAACTTGCCTGTTAACTCTTTAAGAGGATTGTACCGACTAACACGAAATAATGAGTCAGATGAATGCCAAGATCAAAAAAGAACGCCCTAGGGTATTGAAAGTACTATGCCAGAAATCCACCAATCTATTGCACAGCACTACCACGAACGTACTAAATATGACCCTGAAACCCTAGCCTCGAAAAACCAAAGGCTAGACTGGGCTAAACAGCCAGTACCTTTTAAGGAGTATAAAATTGGCTCGGCTTTTGATCTTAAACCTTACCTGCAAGAATCATTAGAACCCCTTGCTGCTCAAGCAGAAGATGCCCAATGGTGGCAAAGGCTATCTCGGTTACTGTTTCGCAGCTACGGATTAACGGCGAGAATGCCTTCTATGGGTAGTGCGGTGTATTTGCGTTCTGCGCCCAGTGCTGGCGGGTTGTATCCAGCAGAGGTGTATATAGTATCTCGCGGTACGCCGTTCCTACCAGCAGGACTTTATAACTATCAGTGTCGCACTCATTCACTGATGTTGTATTGGGAAAATGATGTGTGGCAAGCTTTGCAAGATGCTTGTTTTTGGCATCCTGCGTTAGAAGGTACCCAATTGGCAATTGTCGTGACTGGGGTTTTTTATCGTTCAGCTTGGCGCTATGAAGATCGGGCTTATCGGCGAATTTTTCTCGATACAGGGCATCTCTTGGGGAATATTGAGTTAGCGAGTGCTATTACTGATTATCGCCCACACTTAATTGGTGGTTTTATCGATGATGCGGTCAATGACTTGTTATATATTGACCCAGAACAAGAAGGTGCGATCGCAGTATTGGCTATGGCAGACTTATTAGATATCAAACAAAATTTGTCTACAGGATGTCCGGCTTTACCTTCAGCGACAGAAACCAACTATCCCTATGTCCCTGACGGCGAATTGCTGAAATATTTCCATCTTCACACCCAAATTCAGCCAGGTGTCACCGGCAAACTGAATTTACCCGCCGTCAAACAAGAAAAGTCTTTGGAAGATAAATATAATTTTCCCTTTTGTCTGAAAATTCCCACTGATACCACACCAATAGACTGGGGCGAAAATCTCTTCAACTTGGAATTAACCATCCATAAGCGTCGTTCTACCCGTGCTTACAGTGGTGATGATTTAAGCTTCGATGAACTCAAAGCTTTACTTGATTTTACTTACCAACCCCAAAATTACATTGAGCAACACCTTGACCGGACTCCCGATTACTTTGACCTCAACTTAATTGAAACATTTATTGCTGTAAGTGGTGTCAAGGGTTTGGAATCTGGCTGTTATTATTACGCACCCAAAGCTCAAGAATTACGCCAGATTCGGTTTAAAAACTTCCGGCGCGAGTTACACTTTCTGTGTTTGGGTCAAGATTTAGGCAGAGATGCCGCCGCAGTTGTTTTTCATACCGCAGATCTCAAAGCTGCCATTGCCCAATACGGCGATCGCGTTTATCGTTATTTACACATGGATGCTGGGCATTTGGGTCAACGCTTAAATTTAGCCGCAGTTAATCTTAATCTGGGTGTTAGCGGGATTGGTGGCTTCTTTGACGACCAAGTAAATGAAGTCTTAGGTATTCCTATTGATGAGGCTGTCATCTACATCACTACGTTGGGAAGACCAAGATAAAACAAACTATACAAACACACAGAGAGATTTTTAGTTATCTCTGTGTTCTCTTATGTATTTTTATTAAGAATCGAAAACAAAAATATTTTTAATAGAAAATGCTTAAAATATCAACTTATGAATGTAGAAAATTTAGTCTGAAAATATTAATAACTATATGAATAATGAATTCCTATTTACTAATAATCCTTCTCCGATTTGGATATACGATAGAGAAACTCTCAAATTCCTCAACGTTAATGAAGCAGCAATTAGTAAATATGGTTATTCAAAATTACAATTTCTGCAAATGCAAATTACAGACTTGTACCATGTAGAACATTTACCTGTTTTATTGGAACAATTATCTAATCATCAGCATAATTTAACTTTTAATCATCAATGTCGGCATTGTTGCCAAAATGGCAAATATATTGAAGTTGAAACAGTAACTCATGCTATAAAATATGAGCAACAAGATTCTTATTTGGTTTATATTCAAGACATCACAGAGCGTAAAGAAATAGAGCGCAATCTTCTAGCAAGCGAAGCAATATTTCGAGCAGTTGCAGAAATAATTCCTGTACCCCTAATAATTTCTAGATTATCTGATGGTGTAATTTTAAATGCTAATCAAGAGTTTTTTAACGCATTTCGTTGCACATCAGCGGATATCATAAATTGTTCAGTTACAGATATCTATTATGATATTAATCAATCTCAAAATCTATTAACAGAACTAGAGCAAAAAGGCTCATTACATAATTACGAAATTCTGCTAAAAAGAGCAGACGGAAGTATATTTTGGGCTATTGCTTCACTTCAAACGTTAACCTTTAATGGTGAGTCAGCTATTTTATCTGTATTGTCCGATATCACCGAACACAAGAACACAGAAACACACCTCAAAGAGCAAAATGAATTTTTGCAAAATATTTTCGAGTGCATTCCATTAATGATTGCCTTGATTAATCCAGCAGGCAAATTACAATGGGTGAATCAAGAATGGGAGAAAATTATTGGGTGGAAATTAGAAGATTTTCCAACTAGTGATTTGCTATCAGCAATATATCCTAATGCTGAAGACCTTCAATATGTGATTAATTTTGTACAATCAGCAGACCAAACTTGGGATGATTTTAGAACTCAAGTGCGAGATGGTCGAATTGTTGATACATCTTGGACTAATATTAGACTGCCTAATAATCAAATCATAGGTATTGGACAGAATATCACATATCGCAAGCAAACTGAGAGGGCGTTAAAAACTCAGTTAGAAAGAGAACAACTAATGCGAACTGTGGTGCAGAGAATTCATCAATCTTTGAATTTGCAAGATATTCTTAACGCTACAGTTCAAGAAGTACGACATTTGCTACAAGTCGAGCGAGTAATTGTTTATCAATTTGCCTCTGATATGAGTGGTAAAGTTGTAGCAGAATCAGTAGAATCGGGGTGGACAAAATCTTTAAGTATTAAAATTGAAGATACTTGTTTTCAAGCAGGGATAGGAGTTGATTATCATCAAGGACGTAAACGCGCGATCGCCAATATTTACCAAGCTGGACTTACAAATTGTCATATTCATCTATTAGAACAATTTGAAGTCAAAGCTAATTTAGTTGTACCTATTTTATTAGAATTAGGTGGCGAAAACATTGGCTCTCGCCTTTGGGGTTTACTCGTGGCGCATCAATGTTCTAGTCCACGGGAATGGGAAGAAAATCAATTAGACTTGCTTGATCAACTTTCAGTCACAATTGCGATCGCTATTCAAAAATCTAGTATATTTCAACAAGCCCAAACCGAATTAGTCGAAAGACAAAAAGCAGAAAGCCAATTGAGAAGCGCCTTAGCTGAAAAAGAAATTCTTTTGAAAGAAGTACATCATCGCGTCAAAAATAACTTGCAAATTGTTTCAAGTTTACTACAACTCCAATCTCACACTCTCAAAGACCCAGAAGTAATTAGAGTTTTTCAAGATAGTCAAAATCGGATTGATTCTATCTCATTAATTCATAAAAATTTATACACTTCACCGAATATTGGTGAATTAGATGTAGTTGACTATATACAGACATTAGCAACTAGTATTTTAATCTCTTACCAAATAGGGCTAGAAACAGTTGACTTAAAAACTAATATTGCCACAGTTAATCTGAATGTTGATCAAGCGATCGCTTGTGGTTTAGTCATTAACGAA encodes:
- a CDS encoding SagB/ThcOx family dehydrogenase, with protein sequence MPEIHQSIAQHYHERTKYDPETLASKNQRLDWAKQPVPFKEYKIGSAFDLKPYLQESLEPLAAQAEDAQWWQRLSRLLFRSYGLTARMPSMGSAVYLRSAPSAGGLYPAEVYIVSRGTPFLPAGLYNYQCRTHSLMLYWENDVWQALQDACFWHPALEGTQLAIVVTGVFYRSAWRYEDRAYRRIFLDTGHLLGNIELASAITDYRPHLIGGFIDDAVNDLLYIDPEQEGAIAVLAMADLLDIKQNLSTGCPALPSATETNYPYVPDGELLKYFHLHTQIQPGVTGKLNLPAVKQEKSLEDKYNFPFCLKIPTDTTPIDWGENLFNLELTIHKRRSTRAYSGDDLSFDELKALLDFTYQPQNYIEQHLDRTPDYFDLNLIETFIAVSGVKGLESGCYYYAPKAQELRQIRFKNFRRELHFLCLGQDLGRDAAAVVFHTADLKAAIAQYGDRVYRYLHMDAGHLGQRLNLAAVNLNLGVSGIGGFFDDQVNEVLGIPIDEAVIYITTLGRPR
- a CDS encoding DUF4349 domain-containing protein; this encodes MNFSLPLPRKSALFVNALLGGVILSSCASAPQNFSSRSLPPSSTESQLANQAAPASDIVGNVAQKAEAAPLTRARPQLIKKAAIKIVVNSVDKSIDAVSQIIAKQQGDLIGLNERQPTKENSRHTASIQLRVPQNSLEATLEELAKLGTIESRNITAEDVGDRLVDFQARLTNLRKTEANLQKIMDRAGSVRDVLSVAQELSQVRQSIEQIDAQLKSLQNQVAYSTITLNLEAAVSSTSPQRAVGSQIQETWNNSTQSLGSFTVGLLKLGIWLMVYTPYLLILAAGVYGVIRWRRTHRPQETRN
- the ilvC gene encoding ketol-acid reductoisomerase — its product is MARMYYDEDANLDLLAGKTIAIIGYGSQGHAHALNLKDSGLNVIVGLYPGSKSAQKAEAAGLTVKSVADAAKAADFIMILLPDEVQKTVYKNEIEPNLEAGNVVAFAHGFNIHFGQVVPPAEVDVVMVAPKGPGHLVRRTYEQGQGVPALFAVYQNASGQARDRAMAYARGIGGTRAGILETTFREETETDLFGEQAVLCGGLSALIKAGFETLVEAGYQPELAYFECLHEVKLIVDLVVEGGLATMRDSISNTAEYGDYTRGPRVVNEQTKAEMRKILREIQSGQFAREFVLENQSGKPGFTAMRRQEAEHPIEVVGKDLRAMFSWLKKV
- a CDS encoding PAS domain S-box protein codes for the protein MNNEFLFTNNPSPIWIYDRETLKFLNVNEAAISKYGYSKLQFLQMQITDLYHVEHLPVLLEQLSNHQHNLTFNHQCRHCCQNGKYIEVETVTHAIKYEQQDSYLVYIQDITERKEIERNLLASEAIFRAVAEIIPVPLIISRLSDGVILNANQEFFNAFRCTSADIINCSVTDIYYDINQSQNLLTELEQKGSLHNYEILLKRADGSIFWAIASLQTLTFNGESAILSVLSDITEHKNTETHLKEQNEFLQNIFECIPLMIALINPAGKLQWVNQEWEKIIGWKLEDFPTSDLLSAIYPNAEDLQYVINFVQSADQTWDDFRTQVRDGRIVDTSWTNIRLPNNQIIGIGQNITYRKQTERALKTQLEREQLMRTVVQRIHQSLNLQDILNATVQEVRHLLQVERVIVYQFASDMSGKVVAESVESGWTKSLSIKIEDTCFQAGIGVDYHQGRKRAIANIYQAGLTNCHIHLLEQFEVKANLVVPILLELGGENIGSRLWGLLVAHQCSSPREWEENQLDLLDQLSVTIAIAIQKSSIFQQAQTELVERQKAESQLRSALAEKEILLKEVHHRVKNNLQIVSSLLQLQSHTLKDPEVIRVFQDSQNRIDSISLIHKNLYTSPNIGELDVVDYIQTLATSILISYQIGLETVDLKTNIATVNLNVDQAIACGLVINELISNCLKHAFPNEQKGTITITLQNIHDHIEMSIQDNGVGIPDDLDWHNSGSLGLSLVYDLVTEQLEGSMTLERNHGTKFTIQFPQLILQ